The nucleotide sequence ACCTGGGCCAGCGAGTTGTGGTTCGCGACCTCGGCCCCCGCCGCCCGCGCGACTCCCAGCGCGCCACTGCGCTCCAGGTCGTCGGCGACGAGCGCCGCCATGGCACCATTCCCCTGGGGCACGGCCCGCTGCATGAGCGCCCCGCGTCGCCGGACGAGCCGGACCGCGTCCGCGAACGGAATCGCTCCGGCCGCCACCAGCGCGGTGTACTCGCCCAGGCTGTGCCCACCGAAGACGGTGGCCTGGAGGCCGAACTCCTCCACCAGCGCCCGCCAGGCGGCAATCTCCATCGTGAGGATGCAGGGCTGCGTGAACTCGGTGAGGTGGAGCCTCGGGTCCTTCTCGAAGCAGAGCTGGACCAGGTTCTCTCCCACCGCGTCGCACGCCTCCTCGAAGGTGCGCCGGGCGATGGGCCACTGCTTGTGGAAGTCCGCCCCCATCCCAGGCCGCTGCGAGCCCTGGCCGGGGAAGACGACGGCGTCCTGGGTGCCAGGCTGGATGTCCGCGCGAGCTGTCATGTCCAAGAGTCCTTTCGCACGGAATCAGCCGACCCGGGCCCGAGCGCCGCTGACCACGGTCCCCGGTGCCACGGGCATGAGCGCCGCGGGTGGCGGCAGGTAGCCTGCCTCGATGCAGTGCTGGAGGTAGACCGGGACGAGCTGCGCAATCGTCGGGCAGTCGATGCCCACCGCGCCCAGGATGCTCCGCGTATAGGCGCAGTTCGCGTACGAGCTCTCCTCGTAGTGGATCTTCCCGAAGATCTCGACGCCGTACTTGAACATCTCCAGCGTCTGGCTGTCGTACGGCACCTCCGTGCCCTTGCGGAAGATGCGCCGCTCGTTGGCGAGCCGGAAGAACTCGTCGATGGAGGTGAACTGGATGTCGTAGCCGAAGTCGCGGAGGTGGTTGACGACGTCGTAGTACCGGCGGATGTCCGGGTTCGTCAGGTGGTACGTCTCTCGATACGAGGGCCGCCGGAGCGCGAGGTGAATCATCCCCGCGCACACGTAGTCGACGGGCGTGATGTCCCAGTGCACGGGCGACATCATCGACAGCCCCGACTCGATGACCGTCTTGAAGATGTCGTAGTAGACGCCCTTGACGCTGACCTCGGCGAACGGATACCGGCCGGTGGCTCCGTCTCCCATGATGTTGCCGGGACGGAAGATGTTCCAGACGAGCCCGCGCTCCGACGCGGCGTGGATCAGCCTCTCGGCCTGGTACTTCGTCTCCTGGTACGGGAGGTGGTCGTAGCCCTGGCCCAGGTCGAGGTCGCGCTCGGTGAAGGGCGGGTTGTTGAAGTTCAGCCGGTCCCCGAGCGCACTGAAGCTCGACACGTAGACCATGTACCGGTGCTTCGTCAGGAGCGCGAAGTCGATGACCCGGCGCGTGCCCTCCACGTTGATGGGCGCGAGCGCCTCGTAGAAGGTGACCAGGGTCGTCTTGCCGGCCGCATGGAACGTGACATCGGTCTCCGCCGCGAGGCGCGCGTACGCCGCGTCACCGAGCCCGAAGCGGTCGAGCGTGACGTCGCCGAGCACCGGCGTGACGCGCTGGTGGAAGGCCTCGGTGAGCCGTCCCTTCGGGTCATAGGTCTCAAGGAAGTACAGGATGCGCCGCTTCGCCTGCTCGATGGACTCCCCGCGCACGAGGCACGAGATGCGCGCGCTCGTGGTGTCCAGCAGGTCGTGCAGCAGCTTCCCACCGAGCACGCCCGTCACGCCGGTGACGAAGATGCTCTCGACGGGGAACGGCGTCTCCCGGGTGAGCTTCTCCGGAGCACGGGCCTCCGAGGGCACACCCGGAACGGCGGACGGCGCCCCGGCCTGGGGGCTTGTCGCAGCGGGTGCTACCGGCGCGGAGTCCGGCTTGATGTACCCGGCGTCCACGACGTGGCTCACGAAGGAGCGGATGGTGTTGTGCTCCTGCATCGCCGTCGCGGGGACCCGGGCGCCATACAGCTTCATCAGTCGGTTGAGCATCCGGACCGAGGCGACGGAGTCGAACCCGAAGTCGAAGAAGTCCGCGTCGACGTCGAGCTCGGGCTCCGGCAGCTTCGTCAGCTCCGCGAAGATGCTCTTGATCTGCGCCTGGAGGCGGGCGCGGAAGTCACCGTCGCTCACCGGCGGCGACACGGGCGCTACCGGCTCGAGCCGGGCCGGGGCCTGCGGGATGACGGTGGGCGTCTGCGCCACGGGCGCCGGGCCCTGGCGCCGGAACTCCTCGGGGGAGATCCAGTACCGCTCGCGCGCGAAGGGGTAGGCCGGCAGGCTGACGGTGCGGCCGCGCCGCGCGCCACGGAGCTGCTCCCAGTCGATGAGCCACCCCTGGCTCCAGAACTCCGCCAGGCGCGTCAGGTGCCCGCGCTCGTAGAGGTTGCGCAGGTACTCGCGGTCCGGCTCCGTCTCCCCGGGAAGGTCGTCGGTGTCACGGTGCGTGCGCGCCACTCCGGCGAAGGCCTCCTGCGGCTTCCGGCCGCCGGTGAAGTCCTCCAGCCTGGAGACCAGCTCCTCGTGGGACGACGCCACCAGGGCGAGCCGGTGCTCGAAGGCTTCGCGGCCGACCATCAGCGTCCAGGCGATGTCCGCGAGCGGCGTCTTCGCTCCACGCTCCGAGCGGAGGAACCCGAGCAGGTTTCGGGCGGCCTCCTGGAGCCGCTCCTCTCGCCGGGCGGAGAGGAGGATGAGCTGCGGTCCCCCGGGCGCGGCCGTCGCGCTCGCGTGCTCGACGTATTCCTCGAGGACGACGTGCGCATTCGAGCCACCCGCGCCGAACGAGCTCACCGACGCGAGGCGCGGCCGCCCCGGGTCTCCCCCCGCGCCGCGCGGCCAGGGCCTGACGTCGTGGACGAGGTAGAAGGGGCTGGAGTCGAAGTCGATGTTCGGGTTCGGCGTCTCCGAGTGCAGCGAGGGGACGAGCGTCTCGTGCTGGAGCTGGAGCAGCGTCTTCACGATGCCCGCGGCCCCGGCAGCGGCCTCGAGGTGGCCGACGCTCGATTTCGCGGACCCGATGGCGCAGAACCGCCGGTCCTGCGTGTACCGGCGGTACGCCTTCGTGAGCGCGGTGATTTCGATGGGGTCACCGAGCGCGGTGCCGGTGCCGTGGGCCTCCACGTAGCTGAGCCCGCGTGGGTCCACGCCCGCCTGGTCGAGCGCCTCGGTGATGAGCTCCGCCTGCGCGTTCGGGCTCGGCACGCTGAAGCCGTTGGTGCGGCCACCATGGTTGATGGTGCTCGCCCGGATGACCCCGTAGATGCGGTCCCCGTCGTCGCGGGCTTCGTGGAGGGGCTTGAGGATGAGCGAGACGACGCCCTCGCCAGGGACGTAGCCGTCCCCACCCGCGCCGAAGGAGCGGCAGCGCCCGTCACTGGAGGCGAAGCGGCCATGGGCCATGAGGACGTACTTGCCGGGGTGGATGGAGACGTTCACCCCTCCGGCGATGGCATACGCGCACTCGCCGCGCCGCAGGCTCTCACAGGCCAGGTGGATGGCCGTGAGCGAGGCCGAGCAGGCGGTGTCCACCGCGAAGCTCGGGCCGTTGAAGCCGAAGTGGTACGAGACGCGGTTCGGGACGGCCCAGTACCCGGCGATGGGGACATCGATGAAGAAGCTGTACTCGCCATAGATGACTCCGGCGAACACGCCCGCGTCCTTCTTGCCCCGGGCTCGCGCGCTCGCGGCGAGGCGACGGGGCGTGTACCCGGCATCCTCGAGCGCCGCCCACGAGGTCTCCAGGAACAGGCGCTGCTGCGGATCCATCGTCTCCGCTTCCTTCGGAGTGATGTTGAAGAAGCGCGGGTCGAACTTGTCGACGTCGGAGAGGAAGCCTCCCCACTTCGCGTAGGTGGCGCCAGGCTCGTCCCTGTCCTCGCTGAAGTACTGGCGATGATCCCAGCGCTCCTTGGGAACCTCGACGATGGCGTCCTTCCCGGCGAGGAGGTTCGCCCAGAGCTCCTCGTTGTCGCGGGCCATCGGGTAGCGCCCGGCCATGCCGATGATGGCGATGTCCTGGAGGTCCTGCCGCGTCGTGCCACGCATGGGCCGGGGCTCGGCTGCGGGGGCGGGAGGCGCGACAGTTGCCGGTTCGGTGGCCGCGGGCCCACGAGCCGGGAGGGTGGGGCGGCCGTCGAGCAAGGTGAGGAGCCGCTCGGCATGGTGCTGCGCGAAGTACCCGGCCAGGTCGTGGAGGGTCTGGTACTCGAAGAACAGCGTCCTCGGCAGCGCGCCGAAGGTCTCTTCGAGCAGCTTGTTGAGCTTGTTGATGAGGACGGAGTCGATTCCGTAGTCCTGCAGGGGCGTGCGCGAGCGCAGTCGCTCCGGAGGCAGCCGGAAGGACTCGGAGAGCACTCGCTTCAGGTAGTCCTCGGTCCGGCGGCGCAGCTCTCCGTCCGCGACCTGCGGCTCGGGGGTGAAGCGGGGGCTGGTCATGACGAGGGCCTCGGGGGCGCGCGATGGCTGGGGGGCCGGCACGCTCGCGAGGCGCTCCGACAGTTCAGAGAGGGTGGTTCCAACGGAGAAGACATGGGCCCTGAGGTCCGTCCCCAGCTCCCGGTTCAGACGCTCCAGCAGGCCGGCGCGGGTGACCTCGTCGAACCCGAGCTCCTCGGACGGCGCATGGAGGTCGAGCTCTCCGGCGGGGACACTGAGCTGCTCGGCAGCGGCCGAGCGCAGGATGGAGCGGACGCGCTCACCGGGTACGGGAGCGGCCGGGACAGGGGGCGCCTGGACGGGCTGCGACGCCTGCCTGGCGGGGAGCCAGCATTGCTCGGTGGCGAAGGCGTACGTCGGCAGCGGGATGCGCCGTGGCGCCGTGCCCGCATACAGCCCGGTGAAGTCGAACGAGGTGCCGGTCGCCCAGGCGCTGGCGGTCGCGCCCGGCTCGGCGTCGGGCGTGAGGCGCACCCGGTCGGGCTGCGCGTCCGGGTCCGCGGTCCCCCGATACAGCCCCGGCGCGTCCGTACCCGAGGCGACGGCGGCGAGCTTCTCCCGGAGCTCCTCGGTGGACCCGGCCAGGAGCGCCACCCGGTGCTCGAAGGCGGCCCGGCCGGTCTGCAGCGTGGCCGCGACGTCCGCCAGCTCGGCGCCGGGGTGCTGCATCAGGAAGCGTCCAAGCTCCCGGGCGTACTGGCGAAGCGAGTCCTCCGTCCGGGCGGAGAGCGGGAGGAGGGCCTGGGCCGGTGCCCTGCTCGCGCGGGGCCGCGCGTCCGGATGCTCCTCGACGACCAGGTGGCAGTTCGTGCCGCTGAAGCCGAACGAGCTCACCGCCGCGCGACGGGGGCCGTCGCTCGCCCAGTCGCGGAGCTCCGTGTTGACGTAGAACGGCGTCGAGTCGAAGTCGATGAGCCGGTTGGGCGTGCGGAAGTGGAGTGACGGAGGCAGTCGCCGCTCGCGCAGGGCGAGCAGGACCTTGATGAGGCTCGCGACTCCGGCCGCGTGCGACGGGTGGCCGAGGTTCGACTTGATGGAGCCAATCGCGCAGAACTGGCGCCGGTCGGTGTAGCGGCGGAAGGCGGCGGTGAGCGCCTCGAGCTCTATCGGGTCACCCAGCCGGGTTCCGGTGCCGTGCGTCTCGATGTAGCCGAGCGTCTCCGGGCGGATGCCGAAGCGCTCGTACACCTCCACCTCCAGCTCCGTCTGGGAGAGCGAGCTGGGCGCGGTGATGCCGTTCGTCCGCCCGTCCTGGTTGACGGCGATGCCCTTGATGACGCCGTGGATGGGGTCGCCGTCGGCGAGCGCCTTCGCGAGCGGCTTGAGGACGACGACGCCCGCCCCCTCGCCCACCACGAAGCCGTCTGCGGAGTCGTCGAACGCCCTGCAGCGCCCTCCCGGCGAGAGCATCCCGAGCGACGACGCGAGCAGGTGGTACTCGGGCGTCACGAAGACGGAGACGCCGCCGGCGAGCGCCAGGTCGCACTCGCCGCTCGCGAGGCTCTGGCAGGCCTGGTGGAGGGCGACGAGGGATGACGAGCACGCCGTGTCCACGGCGAAGCACGGGCCCTTCAGGTTCAGGTAGTAGGAGACCCGCGCCGGGAGGATGGCGAGGCTGTTCCCGGTGAACACGTGGTGCGAGCCGAACAGCCCGCGCTCGCGGATGAGCGACGCGTAGTCGGACGACGTCGCCCCGACGAAGACGCCACAGCGCGCCCGCGCGAGCCGGCTCGCGTCGAGCCCCGCGTCCTCGAGCGCCTTCCAGCTCTCCTGCAGGAAGATGCGCTGCTGCGGGTCCATGAAGTCCGCTTCGGCGGGGACGATGTTGAAGAAGAGCGGGTCGAACCGGTCGACGTCGGAGAGATAGCCGCCCCACTTCGAGTACGTCTTCTCGAGGACCGGCGGCCACGGCTGGTAGTGCTCGTCAACGCTCCACCGCTCGGCAGGAACCTCCGTCACCGAGTCACGGCCCGCGGCGAGGTTCGCCCACAGCTCACGGTAGTCGCGAGCCCCCGGGAACCGGCCCGACATGCCGATGACGGCGATGTCGAGCGGCTGACCGGGAGCAGGCGGCGACGGGCGTGAAGGCGCGGAGGACGGCTCCGGGGCCATGACTGGCGACGGCGCTTCGACCTGCGCCCGCGCCCCCTGCGACGCCGCGTGGCGGGCCAGTGCCCGCACCGAAGGATGGTCGAACAGCACGGTCGGCTTGAGGGCCAGTCCGAAGCGTGCGTTGACGCGCTCGACGATCTTCACGGCGAGAATCGAGTCGACTCCGTACTCGGAGAAGGACCGCTCGGGCCGGATGTCCTCCAGGCTGGCCCCGAGCCCCTCGGCGACCAGCGCGGTGATGGCGCGCTCCAACCCTTCGGGGCGCTCCTGCCCGGAGGCAGGGGGCGGCCGGGCTGGCACCGTGGACGGCTCGGGCTCGGCGGCGTCGCGCACGGGAAGCACGCCGTCGCTCGCGGCGACGATGACCCGCTGGCTCGGCTCCGCGTCCGCGGAGAGGCCGGGCCCATACGTGGTGAAGCCGCGGAAGCCCGTGCGGCTGAGCGCCTCACGCCAGCCCTCGGCGGACAGCAGGGGCGCATGGCGCAGGCGCCGCTCGGGGTCGCGGTAGCGGTGCCAGCCGTCGAGGAGGCCGAACGTCAGGGCCAGGGCCTCGGTGTTCGTCGTCGCCTCGCTCAGCACCAGGAGCCCGTCAGGGACGAGCAGCTGCTTGATGCGTCCCAGCGCCTCGTCGAGGTCCGCCACCGCATGCACGGCGTTGGCGGAGTAGACCGCGTCGAAGGTGCCCGGAGCGAACCCCTGGGCCATGGGGTCCTTCTCGAGGTCCAGGATGCGGAACCGCGTGAAGGGATACGCCTGGGCGAACGTCTCCCGCCCGTGCGCGACGAAGCCACCCGAGATGTCCGTGTAATGGACCTCGACTTCCACGCCCAGGCGGGAGAGGGCTTCCAGCACGCTGCGGGACGTGCCCCCCGTTCCGGCCCCTACCTCCAGGATGCGGACCGGGCGGCGCCCCGAGGCGGCGCGGAGCCGGACGGCGGACGCGAGGAACCGGGCGACCAGGTCGTTGGTGAAGCCATAGGCCCGGCTGTCCCGGTAGATGGCGCTGGTGAGCTCCAGGCTCGCGTTGGGGAACAGGACGCCGGTCGCGGTACGCGTGCCGCGCAGCGTCTCCGGGTAGGAGTCGAGGCAGGTGTCGACGAGGCGCAGGTAGGGCGTCGTCTCGGGGAACCGTGCGAGGAGCGCGTCGCGCAGTCGCGCGGGCTCCGCCGCCGAGCCGATGACCCGGACCTGCTCCCCCTCGCGCGTGACGGAGCCGTGCCGCTCGAGGATCTCCAGGCACGCGTCGAAGAAGCGGGCGAACGTCTCCCGCACCCCCATCCGCTCCCTCAGCGCCCGGACGGTGGCGGTCTCTCCCTCGCCGGGGAAGCCCATCTGTCGGAACCGCTGATAGAGCGCGGCCGCCGCGTACTGGCCGAGCTGCCGCTGGCCCCGCTCGAGCTCCTCCTCCGTCGGAGTAAGGCTCTTCTCGAAGGCCGCCCGGACCTGGGCGAGGAAGGCCGTGTCAGCGGGAGAGGGCACGGTGGGCACGTCGACCCAGAACCGCTTCCGCTCGAACGGGTAGCCCGGGAGCGGGAGCCGTCGGCGGGGGCCGCCATTGAGCGTGCTCCAGTCCGCGGCCGCGCCTCGGACCCACAGCTCGGCCGTGCCCTCGAGGTCGCCCGCGCGGTAGCGGTCCGCGAGCCGGGTGGCGTCGACTCCTGCCTCCGCGAGCCCCGTGCGGACACCGCCCCCTGTGCCCGCGAGGAACCGCTCGAGTCGCTCCGCCGCCTCGGAGGCGCTCTCCGCGACCAGGGCAAGCCTCGCCTCCAGGGCGGGCCGGCCGACCTGCAGGGTGCGCGCGATGTCCCCGAAGTCGGTCCGGTCCGTGGAGCGCAGAAACCGTGCGAGCCGCGCTGCGTACGCGCGCAGCCGCTCCGGCGAGCGCGCCGACAGGACGAACAGCTCCCGCTCGCGCGCGGGCGCGGCGACGGGAGGGGAGACGTACTCCTCGAGGATGACGTGGGCGTTCGAGCCTCCCGCCCCGAAGGAGCTCACCCCGGCGCGGCGTGGCAGCTCACCTTCCGCGCCCCGCGGGCGGGGCCAGGCCTCGACGACCTGCGGTACTCGGAATGGCGTGGAGGCGAAGTCGATGGCGGGGTTGAGCGTGCCCGAGTGGAGCGAAGGCGCAATCCGCCCGTGACGCAGTTGGAGGAGCGCCCGCGTCACCGCCGCGACGCCCGCCGCCGCTTCCAGGTGCCCGATGTTCGACTTCACCGAGCCGAGCGCCAACGGGCGCGTGCGCCCCGCGAAGGCGCGGCTGAGCCCTACGACTTCAACGGGGTCTCCGAGCGACGTGCCCGTGCCATGGGCCTCGATGTACCCGATGCTGTCGGGGTCGACCTCCGACGCCTCCAGGGCCCGGCGGATGGCGTCGGCCTGCGCGACGGGGTGGGGGACGGTGAAGCCGGCCGCGCGCCCTCCGTGATTGACCGCCGTCCCCCGGATGACGCCGTGGATGGTGTCTCCCTCCGCGAGCGCGCGCTCCAGCGGCTTGAGGAACAGCGCGCCCACGCCCTCGCCAGGGACGTAGCCGTCACCCCCGGCGCCAAACGAGCGGCACCGGCCGTCGGACGACGTCATGTTGAGCCGGCGGAGCAGCAGGTACTTGTCCGGGTGGAGCAGGAGGTTGACGCCGCCGGCAATCGCCGCGTCGCACTCCCCCAGCGCGAGGCTGGTACAGGCCAGATGGAGCGAGGTCAGCGACGAGGAGCAGGCCGTGTCGATGGCCATGCTCGGCCCGACGAAGTCGAAGAAGTAGGAGACTCGGTTCGCCGTCGAGGAGAACAGCGAAGAGGTGGCCACGGGGGCACCCTGGCGCGCGGCGTCCGCGCCGATGAGGCGGTAGTCGCCCCACATGACGCCGACGAACACGCCCACGCGATTCCGGGGCGCCGTGAAGTCCTCCGGCTTGTAGCCGGCGTTCTCCACGGCGGCGTAGGCCGTCTCGAGGAAGAGTCGCTCCTGGGGGTCCAGGAACGCCGCCGTCCCCGGAGGGATGCGGAAGAAGAGCGGGTCGAATCGGTCCACCTCGCCGAGGAACCCGCCGAAGCGGCTCAGCGGCCCACCCTCCGTGGGGTAGGCCTCGGGAGCCCAGCGCTCCGGCGGCACCTCCGTCACGGAGTCCCGCCCGGCCTCCAGGTTCCGCCAGAACTCGTCCAGGTCCGAGGCCCCCGGGTAGCGGCCACTCATCCCCACCACCGCGATGTCGAGCCGCCCGCGCGAGCGCGAGGCGAGCGCC is from Pyxidicoccus xibeiensis and encodes:
- a CDS encoding SDR family NAD(P)-dependent oxidoreductase yields the protein MTRIVIPSVQTLLRFDDAVVRDHRVHGVRILPGVVYLDGLCRIAQAGGVEPARLELRDILFETPVALSEGFDQRIFFRSEQVGDGVRVRISSRREKDGQELGASEEAIASCSIQAKPSNRLAQTLDVVALQGSSRSATPVDAIYERTERLGIQHRDFMRTRGRVHRLGDRVIAELELGEAALRRKDEFFLHPAFLDTSTIIPFIDPESDVEAGSAYIPMFVQAFRAWGRSGTKVYVETRAGAAARERDVLETDLRMYDADGRLIAELDRLTVKRVRGDGLIRRLTAPVTRPASTDARPASAPEASAPSLAPAATRRERIVQDLSELVTAIGHLPREQVTPTVGFYDLGLESSHLLGIAKALEGRVGRALYPTLLFEYQTLDALAGHLDAGLGDQYRFPSAEARPTAQSVTAPEPRPVKDEAMFFGFDWEPAAAPEATPRPLEQVLVFEDGEPRFEAPPGMRVVRVRRGERFGGTGESFTVNPSSPEDLPRLLRQLQDEHQSFGAVLYLWGYGADARAERFLEATLHPFRDLARALSEAGAVSDRLFAFHPDTAGLSRAFAATLGGFARTARLELPRPTLRSVLVDAVGEQNLLAVAAREAALDSPETEVRYVQGARQVRRLAPLAAPRAGKRLRPGSVVLITGGLGGLGRLVARRLAATLGARLVLTGRRAHDARAETFCAELRALGGEALYVAADVSSAEDASRAVRLARERFGALHAVLHAAGVLRDGFIRGARREAAEEIARPKLAGTVNLVRAAEGADLELVALFSALSAVTGNPGQADYAAANRFLDAFAEEAEARRLRGEVRHRTVSVNLPLWRSGGMGVSPAQAKALREGAGLGLLPDEEGLDLLEACLAGDRPQVAVVWGEPEKVRARPEFHREERAAAPPRAALASRSRGRLDIAVVGMSGRYPGASDLDEFWRNLEAGRDSVTEVPPERWAPEAYPTEGGPLSRFGGFLGEVDRFDPLFFRIPPGTAAFLDPQERLFLETAYAAVENAGYKPEDFTAPRNRVGVFVGVMWGDYRLIGADAARQGAPVATSSLFSSTANRVSYFFDFVGPSMAIDTACSSSLTSLHLACTSLALGECDAAIAGGVNLLLHPDKYLLLRRLNMTSSDGRCRSFGAGGDGYVPGEGVGALFLKPLERALAEGDTIHGVIRGTAVNHGGRAAGFTVPHPVAQADAIRRALEASEVDPDSIGYIEAHGTGTSLGDPVEVVGLSRAFAGRTRPLALGSVKSNIGHLEAAAGVAAVTRALLQLRHGRIAPSLHSGTLNPAIDFASTPFRVPQVVEAWPRPRGAEGELPRRAGVSSFGAGGSNAHVILEEYVSPPVAAPARERELFVLSARSPERLRAYAARLARFLRSTDRTDFGDIARTLQVGRPALEARLALVAESASEAAERLERFLAGTGGGVRTGLAEAGVDATRLADRYRAGDLEGTAELWVRGAAADWSTLNGGPRRRLPLPGYPFERKRFWVDVPTVPSPADTAFLAQVRAAFEKSLTPTEEELERGQRQLGQYAAAALYQRFRQMGFPGEGETATVRALRERMGVRETFARFFDACLEILERHGSVTREGEQVRVIGSAAEPARLRDALLARFPETTPYLRLVDTCLDSYPETLRGTRTATGVLFPNASLELTSAIYRDSRAYGFTNDLVARFLASAVRLRAASGRRPVRILEVGAGTGGTSRSVLEALSRLGVEVEVHYTDISGGFVAHGRETFAQAYPFTRFRILDLEKDPMAQGFAPGTFDAVYSANAVHAVADLDEALGRIKQLLVPDGLLVLSEATTNTEALALTFGLLDGWHRYRDPERRLRHAPLLSAEGWREALSRTGFRGFTTYGPGLSADAEPSQRVIVAASDGVLPVRDAAEPEPSTVPARPPPASGQERPEGLERAITALVAEGLGASLEDIRPERSFSEYGVDSILAVKIVERVNARFGLALKPTVLFDHPSVRALARHAASQGARAQVEAPSPVMAPEPSSAPSRPSPPAPGQPLDIAVIGMSGRFPGARDYRELWANLAAGRDSVTEVPAERWSVDEHYQPWPPVLEKTYSKWGGYLSDVDRFDPLFFNIVPAEADFMDPQQRIFLQESWKALEDAGLDASRLARARCGVFVGATSSDYASLIRERGLFGSHHVFTGNSLAILPARVSYYLNLKGPCFAVDTACSSSLVALHQACQSLASGECDLALAGGVSVFVTPEYHLLASSLGMLSPGGRCRAFDDSADGFVVGEGAGVVVLKPLAKALADGDPIHGVIKGIAVNQDGRTNGITAPSSLSQTELEVEVYERFGIRPETLGYIETHGTGTRLGDPIELEALTAAFRRYTDRRQFCAIGSIKSNLGHPSHAAGVASLIKVLLALRERRLPPSLHFRTPNRLIDFDSTPFYVNTELRDWASDGPRRAAVSSFGFSGTNCHLVVEEHPDARPRASRAPAQALLPLSARTEDSLRQYARELGRFLMQHPGAELADVAATLQTGRAAFEHRVALLAGSTEELREKLAAVASGTDAPGLYRGTADPDAQPDRVRLTPDAEPGATASAWATGTSFDFTGLYAGTAPRRIPLPTYAFATEQCWLPARQASQPVQAPPVPAAPVPGERVRSILRSAAAEQLSVPAGELDLHAPSEELGFDEVTRAGLLERLNRELGTDLRAHVFSVGTTLSELSERLASVPAPQPSRAPEALVMTSPRFTPEPQVADGELRRRTEDYLKRVLSESFRLPPERLRSRTPLQDYGIDSVLINKLNKLLEETFGALPRTLFFEYQTLHDLAGYFAQHHAERLLTLLDGRPTLPARGPAATEPATVAPPAPAAEPRPMRGTTRQDLQDIAIIGMAGRYPMARDNEELWANLLAGKDAIVEVPKERWDHRQYFSEDRDEPGATYAKWGGFLSDVDKFDPRFFNITPKEAETMDPQQRLFLETSWAALEDAGYTPRRLAASARARGKKDAGVFAGVIYGEYSFFIDVPIAGYWAVPNRVSYHFGFNGPSFAVDTACSASLTAIHLACESLRRGECAYAIAGGVNVSIHPGKYVLMAHGRFASSDGRCRSFGAGGDGYVPGEGVVSLILKPLHEARDDGDRIYGVIRASTINHGGRTNGFSVPSPNAQAELITEALDQAGVDPRGLSYVEAHGTGTALGDPIEITALTKAYRRYTQDRRFCAIGSAKSSVGHLEAAAGAAGIVKTLLQLQHETLVPSLHSETPNPNIDFDSSPFYLVHDVRPWPRGAGGDPGRPRLASVSSFGAGGSNAHVVLEEYVEHASATAAPGGPQLILLSARREERLQEAARNLLGFLRSERGAKTPLADIAWTLMVGREAFEHRLALVASSHEELVSRLEDFTGGRKPQEAFAGVARTHRDTDDLPGETEPDREYLRNLYERGHLTRLAEFWSQGWLIDWEQLRGARRGRTVSLPAYPFARERYWISPEEFRRQGPAPVAQTPTVIPQAPARLEPVAPVSPPVSDGDFRARLQAQIKSIFAELTKLPEPELDVDADFFDFGFDSVASVRMLNRLMKLYGARVPATAMQEHNTIRSFVSHVVDAGYIKPDSAPVAPAATSPQAGAPSAVPGVPSEARAPEKLTRETPFPVESIFVTGVTGVLGGKLLHDLLDTTSARISCLVRGESIEQAKRRILYFLETYDPKGRLTEAFHQRVTPVLGDVTLDRFGLGDAAYARLAAETDVTFHAAGKTTLVTFYEALAPINVEGTRRVIDFALLTKHRYMVYVSSFSALGDRLNFNNPPFTERDLDLGQGYDHLPYQETKYQAERLIHAASERGLVWNIFRPGNIMGDGATGRYPFAEVSVKGVYYDIFKTVIESGLSMMSPVHWDITPVDYVCAGMIHLALRRPSYRETYHLTNPDIRRYYDVVNHLRDFGYDIQFTSIDEFFRLANERRIFRKGTEVPYDSQTLEMFKYGVEIFGKIHYEESSYANCAYTRSILGAVGIDCPTIAQLVPVYLQHCIEAGYLPPPAALMPVAPGTVVSGARARVG